One window of the Dermacentor andersoni chromosome 10, qqDerAnde1_hic_scaffold, whole genome shotgun sequence genome contains the following:
- the LOC129380327 gene encoding uncharacterized protein has product MSFLHRFFVAIFFFAHLVANANITIRLLNVEGDAFLEFVLKGTMLLFNFLFFAYDMMHFIILRPCCEVLISYVHQEQDTLKRILAVGEKSTFKITTLISELDRVRLNLSSIVHLRRVLNSAWQFSIMASVVVLLIVACICVYSVFDEGVPKDQLLLTMSYCGYATIDFVDVARLSQKMANETLKMKESLTKAAVFHDSPAEFRQVAYLRSSIRPGEMFLTGGNFFTLNMPLLVSLAGSIITYSVILVQTSDSVENMTTARSYHSAPGAPS; this is encoded by the exons ATGTCATTTCTTCACAGATTCTTCGttgcaattttctttttcgcgcacCTGGTTGCCAACGCCAACATCACCATCAGGCTGCTCAACGTCGAGGGCGACGCCTTCCTTGAGTTCGTGCTCAAGGGCACCATGCTCTTGTTCAACTTTCTCTTCTTCGCGTACGACATGATGCATTTCATCATTCTGAGGCCCTGTTGCGAGGTTCTTATAAGCTACGTTCACCAGGAGCAGGACACGCTCAAAAGAATTCTCGCGGTAGGCGAGAAATCGACCTTCAAGATCACGACGCTCATCTCGGAGTTGGATAGGGTGAGGCTGAACCTTTCCTCGATCGTGCATCTGAGGAGAGTGCTCAACTCGGCCTGGCAGTTCTCAATCATGGCTTCCGTTGTAGTTCTCTTGATTGTGGCTTGCATATGCGTCTACAGTGTGTTCGACGAAGGTGTCCCTAAAGACCAACTCCTGCTGACCATGTCATACTGCGGCTATGCCACCATCGACTTCGTTGATGTCGCACGGCTGAGTCAGAAGATGGCAAACGAG ACACTAAAGATGAAGGAGAGCCTGACGAAGGCTGCTGTGTTCCATGACTCACCTGCGGAATTCCGTCAG GTTGCCTATCTGCGCAGCTCTATTCGTCCAGGCGAAATGTTCCTAACTGGGGGGAATTTTTTCACTCTTAACATGCCCCTTCTTGTGTCG CTTGCAGGCTCCATAATCACATACTCCGTCATCTTGGTCCAAACAAGCGACAGCGTGGAAAATATGACGACAGCGAGGTCATACCATAGCGCACCGGGAGCGCCGTCGTGA